A genomic segment from Schistocerca piceifrons isolate TAMUIC-IGC-003096 chromosome 4, iqSchPice1.1, whole genome shotgun sequence encodes:
- the LOC124796409 gene encoding cysteine-rich PDZ-binding protein, whose amino-acid sequence MVCEKCEKKLGRVVTPDPWKSGARNTVESGGRKVGENKAISGNKSRFNPYTAKFVSCRICRQTVHQVGSHYCQACAYKKAICAMCGKKLLDTKNYKQSSA is encoded by the coding sequence ATGGTTTGCGAAAAGTGCGAGAAAAAGCTCGGACGTGTTGTGACACCAGATCCATGGAAATCAGGAGCGAGAAATACGGTTGAAAGTGGTGGTCGCAAAGTTGGTGAGAATAAAGCAATTAGTGGCAATAAGTCAAGATTTAATCCATATACTGCTAAATTTGTGTCTTGCAGAATATGTCGACAAACTGTGCATCAAGTAGGGTCACACTACTGCCAGGCATGCGCTTACAAGAAAGCAATTTGTGCCATGTGTGGCAAAAAATTGCTTGATACAAAGAACTATAAACAATCGTCAGCGTAA